In a genomic window of Helianthus annuus cultivar XRQ/B chromosome 10, HanXRQr2.0-SUNRISE, whole genome shotgun sequence:
- the LOC110886919 gene encoding bark storage protein A has product MRFLLMLYAWYVVGLCFLVSRGECVIHKSLLKDVDSVNKVGSYIGVVVPNGFEMNPLLQSSSFVMDQTRPYLDISGRRFRIGTLENQRVIIVMTGLSMLNAGITTQLLLSLFNVKGVLHFGIAGNANTELEIGDVVIPKFWAHTGLWSWQRYGQGPESELPLESNGDYTRDVGYLKFSDYNNDTTIDNLLNNVWYQPEEVFPINTTPETRQHAFWVPVDKHYFTLSKKLEDLKLEECVDATTCLPRLPKVARVERGVSANMFIDNGAYRTFLNSKFNVTPIDMESAAVALICYQQKIPFIAIRALSDLAGGGSSISNEASTFAPLAAQNAVATLIKFVQLLHS; this is encoded by the exons ATGAGGTTTTTATTGATGTTATATGCATGGTATGTAGTAGGGTTATGTTTCTTGGTGAGTAGAGGGGAATGTGTGATTCATAAGTCTTTATTGAAAGATGTTGATAGTGTAAACAAGGTTGGTTCATATATTGGTGTTGTTGTCCCAAATGGGTTCGAAATGAATCCGCTTTTGCAATCGTCGAGCTTTGTAATGGATCAAACGCGTCCCTATCTTGATATTTCTG GAAGAAGGTTTCGTATAGGAACTCTCGAAAATCAAAGGGTTATTATCGTCATGACCGGATTAAGCATG CTAAACGCGGGCATTACGACACAATTGTTGTTGAGCCTATTCAACGTGAAAGGCGTTCTACATTTTGGTATAGCCGGAAATGCAAATACTGAGCTTGAAATCGGAGACGTGGTCATCCCCAAGTTTTGGGCTCATACGGGCTTGTGGTCATGGCAG AGATATGGACAAGGGCCCGAAAGCGAGTTACCTCTAGAATCCAATGGGGACTACACTAGAGACGTTGGTTACCTAAAGTTCTCGGACTACAACAATGACACAACCATAGACAACCTTTTAAATAACGTTTGGTATCAACCCGAAGAAGTATTCCCAATCAATACAACTCCGGAAACCAGACAACATGCATTTTGGGTACCCGTTGACAAGCACTACTTCACGCTTTCCAAGAAACTCGAG GATTTGAAGTTGGAGGAGTGTGTAGATGCTACAACTTGTTTACCAAGGTTACCTAAAGTGGCAAGAGTTGAGAGGGGTGTGAGTGCAAACATGTTTATAGACAATGGGGCTTATAGAACTTTTTTAAACTCTAAATTTAATGTGACCCCTATTGATATGGAGAGTGCTGCAGTTGCCTTAATTTGCTATCAACAAAAAATTCCATTTATTGCAATTAGAGCTCTTTCTGATTTGGCTGGTGGAGGCTCTTCAATTTCTAATGAAGCTTCCACTTTTGCCCCTTTGGCAGCTCAAAATGCAGTTGCTACATTGATTAAATTTGTGCAACTATTGCACTCATAA